CTCCCAGAGGCGGGTCTGCCTTGCCGTAGGTCTGCCTGACCATCTGCGACGATCCGGAGGGCGGCAAATACACGATGAATAAATTCGAGTACTGGCTTTCACAGATGTCTGGCAGCTTCGGACCGCCCAGTGCCTGGATGAGGGGTGGGATGGTTTTGCTGTGCCCCACGACGAGCACCTTCTTTCCGCGATGTCGAAGAACGGCCGCCAACGTGCTGTCCGTATCGCCCACCCTTCCAGCGTGCACGATTTCCGGGGTCACGCCGAGTGTTGTTGCGAGCGGCTCCGCAGTTTCCTGAGTGCGCCTGAACTGCGTCGTCAATATTGCCGCCACGCCCGCGGCGCCAAGCCTGCTCGCCAGCGCCTTCGCCCGCGCCTGCCCCTCCTCCGAAATCGACGGGTCTACCTCTCTGAGGTTCGCCTTCTCCGCGTGCCGCACCAGATACACCGTCGTCGAGCCTGGTTCGGGAGTCGGCTCTGGTACCACTGGAGCAGGAGCGCAGCCGGTGATGAGTGAGAATGCGGCGAACAACAGCTTTACGTGCATCTTTTTTGTCGATGTCATGAAGGTTGAATACGGGTTGGTGTCGGCCACTCGCGAGCTGAGCAGACACGGTATGTGGCGATTACGCCGGAGAAATGTCGCTCACCCAGCTGCTTGCGTGGAGCCCTTGCTCTCGTTGATCACTCGTTGCGCAGCTTCGCCCGGCATCTGCTCGTAACCCTTGAATCTCTGGACGAACGATCCGTGTCCGTGGGTCTTCGAATATAGATCGGTGGCGTAAAGATGGAGCTCGGCCTGAGGTACTACCGCTTTCACACGCGAGAGGCCTCCTGGAAGCGAATCTGTGCCGAGTATGTGTCCGCGCCGCGACGAAAGATCGCCAAGGACATCGCCGAGATACAGATCGGGTGTCGTGACCTCGAGCTCATCGAGCGGCTCGAGAAGCACCGGCTTGCATTTCGCCGCGACGGCGTTGAACGCCTGAATGCCCGCCATCTTGAAAGCCTGCTCGGATGAATCCACGGAGTGGTACGATCCGTCATACACCTCCACCTGGAAATCCACCATCGGATAACCGGCGAGAATGCCGTGGGCCGAGGCCTCCTGAATTCCCTTGTCCACCGCGGGGATGAATTTGGAGGGAATCGATCCGCCGACGATCGCGTTCACGAACTGGTACCCCGCGCCACGCCGCGTCGGAGCCATTCGCACCCAGCAATCTCCGAACTGGCCGCGTCCGCCGCTCTGTTTCCTGTGGCGTCCCTGGCCCTGACCCTTGCCGACGATTGTCTCCCGGTAAGCGATCTCGGGCTTCTTGAGCTCCGACTGAACGCCGTACTGGCGCTTGAGCCGAGCCATGACGACATCGAGGTGTCGCTCGCCGAGTCCGGAGACGATCGTCTCGTGCGTCTCGGGATTGTAGTGCGTCTGGAAGCTCACGTCCTCGTCGTGCAGGCGATGCAATCCCTGCTGAAGCTTCTCCTCGTCACCCCGCGCCGTCGCGTGGACGGCGTAAACCACCCTCGGCTCGGGGAACTCGATTGCCGGGAGGCGCACCGGATGCTCGCGCGTGGACAGGGTGTCGTTGGTATGCGTGTTCTTGAGCTTGGCGACGCAGCCGATGTCGCCCGGATGAAGGAACGGCACATCGACGCGCTCCTTTCCCTGCGGGATGGCGATGTGAGCCATCTTCTCGCCCACGCCTCGCGTCGCGTTGTAGACCTCCTGGCCGTTGTGCAGCGTCCCGGAGAACGTGCGGAAATACGAAACGTCCCCAACGTGCGGCTCGGCGTGCGTCTTGAAAACGAGCGCACTGAATGGGGCATTGTCGACCGCGTGGATCTCGACTGTGTGATCGCCTTCGGACCCGACGAAGGCGTGCAGCTCTTCCATTTCGTACGCGGTCGGCATGAGCTCGACGATCTTCGTGAGCAGTGCCTGCGTTCCGTAGGTGAGCTCGGATGAGCAGCAGAAGAGCGGGAACACCTCCTGTCGCTTCATCGCTTCCTTCATCGCCGTCAGCGCGTCAGCGCGCTCGATCTCCTCACCGCCCAGGTAGCGCTCGAGCAGAACGTCATCGGTCGCGGCGATGGTCTCGATTAGCTGCTCATAGTACTTGTCGAACTGTGCTTTGTTCTCGTCTGGAACGTCGACCTCGTCGTACTCGCCGACCTTCGTTCCTTTCCTGAAGAGATGGGCCTTTTTGTCGAAGAGATTCAGAATGCCGTGGAATTCCGGGCCTTCGCCGATCGGCACCTCGACTGGAATGACACGAGTCGTGAGTGTCGACTTGATCCCCTCGTAGACGGAATCGAACGAGGCGTGCTCCTTGTCGATCATCGATGCGACGAAGAGAATCGGGTCGCGCCTCGCCAGGGCTTCGTTGAACATGCGGGTGGTGCCGACTTCGACGCCCGCTGTGGCGCTGATGACGACGAGCGCGCCGTCGGCAGCGGTCAGGCCCGCAATCGCGTCACCCTGAAAATCGGAGTAGCCCGGCGTGTCGAGGAAATTGATCTTCGAGTCCATCCATTCGGCGTGGGCGCACGCCAGACTGATTGAAAAACCGCGCTCCGTTTCTTCTTTAGTGAAGTCGGTCAGCGCGGTTCCGTCACGAACAGACCCGTGACGCTTTGAGGTTCCGGACACGAATGCGAGGGCGTCTACCAGAGTGGTCTTGCCGCACGCGCCGTGTCCGACGACGGCAATGTTGCGAATGTCTTCGCTTTTATACTCGTGCATCATTCAGGGCTCTGCTCGGCGAGGGGGGTGGGGTGGGGTGGGGTGGGGTGGGGATTTTGTGCTGAGCCACGCCGCTTCTTGCCAATGTGGAGATCGCGGCGGGGTCGCCTCTGAAAAGTGAGCGAGGAGACAGCAGGGTGGCAAGGGCTCAGTCCGCCAGAAACGCTGCCGAGTACACCGCGGCGTTGAGTGCGACGACCACGAAGGCTGCAATTGCGTGATTTCTCCGCGAAACTTCGGGGGCAAAACGGGTTCGAAGGATATGGTGCTGGAGAAAACCCTCCGGATACGGCTCGACCCCGGCTTTTCGCCATGAAGCCTTCTCCCACGGAGTGAGAGGACACCCCAGGTCGAACGCGAGGGTCGCGAACGCCCAGGCGACGGCCGCGAGGTGGAGATAGATCATTCCCGGCCAACGCAGGACGAGGAGGCTCCCAAACAGCACGAAGGCCACGTACGCGACGTGTGCCGTGAGGATGACCCTTGCGACGAATCGGTGGATCATCCGTTATCGCGGTCGCGCCGGCAGCCGCGCGCTCTGGTATTCAACGCGGATTGGACCGAAGATTGGTCAATTCCACCGGAGCATAAGGTCGTGATCTTCGTCTTCATAGCCATCGGGTTCGCCGCCGGAATTCTCGCCGGTTTGTTCGGGGTGGGCGGGGGCCTGATCATCGTCCCCGCGCTGGTGCTGCTGGCTCATTTTACTCCGATTACCGCGATCGGAACTTCGCTCGCCGCGCTGCTCCTGCCCGTCGGAGCGCTGGGAGTATGGGAATACTACAGGAGGGGACACCTCAACATTCCGGCGGCTCTCTTTATCGCGGTTGGAATCCTCTTCGGCGCATTCCTCGGCGCCAAGCTGGCGCACCAGATGAGTCCCCTTCAGCTCAAGCGCGCGTTCGCCGTGTTCCTCGTCGTCGTTGCCGGCAGGATGTGGTTCTCATAATCGTCGAGAACTAGGCGCCAAACTGCTTCAGGTGGTGATCGATGTGCTTGTAGCCGAGTCTTCCCCATGCGCGGCGCGATAGAGTTCCGAACGCGGGGTGGCGCGGAAGCTCCGCGCCGGGCGGAAGGCTCGCGAACGCATCCATCATCTCCTTCAAGCTCTTGCACTCGGCGTCCCAGTCTTCGCATTCCCTGCCGAGAATCTCGGGTGCGGTGGGCGCACCCTTCGGGAATGGCGGACCGT
This sequence is a window from Gemmatimonadaceae bacterium. Protein-coding genes within it:
- a CDS encoding DUF1569 domain-containing protein, which gives rise to MKTLWDSNARAELAQRLDRLKPDAPRRWGKMSASQMIAHLVDAMKMATGKLKAEDKKLPLRFTPLKQLIIYGPPFPKGAPTAPEILGRECEDWDAECKSLKEMMDAFASLPPGAELPRHPAFGTLSRRAWGRLGYKHIDHHLKQFGA
- a CDS encoding DUF2784 domain-containing protein, yielding MIHRFVARVILTAHVAYVAFVLFGSLLVLRWPGMIYLHLAAVAWAFATLAFDLGCPLTPWEKASWRKAGVEPYPEGFLQHHILRTRFAPEVSRRNHAIAAFVVVALNAAVYSAAFLAD
- the fusA gene encoding elongation factor G — translated: MMHEYKSEDIRNIAVVGHGACGKTTLVDALAFVSGTSKRHGSVRDGTALTDFTKEETERGFSISLACAHAEWMDSKINFLDTPGYSDFQGDAIAGLTAADGALVVISATAGVEVGTTRMFNEALARRDPILFVASMIDKEHASFDSVYEGIKSTLTTRVIPVEVPIGEGPEFHGILNLFDKKAHLFRKGTKVGEYDEVDVPDENKAQFDKYYEQLIETIAATDDVLLERYLGGEEIERADALTAMKEAMKRQEVFPLFCCSSELTYGTQALLTKIVELMPTAYEMEELHAFVGSEGDHTVEIHAVDNAPFSALVFKTHAEPHVGDVSYFRTFSGTLHNGQEVYNATRGVGEKMAHIAIPQGKERVDVPFLHPGDIGCVAKLKNTHTNDTLSTREHPVRLPAIEFPEPRVVYAVHATARGDEEKLQQGLHRLHDEDVSFQTHYNPETHETIVSGLGERHLDVVMARLKRQYGVQSELKKPEIAYRETIVGKGQGQGRHRKQSGGRGQFGDCWVRMAPTRRGAGYQFVNAIVGGSIPSKFIPAVDKGIQEASAHGILAGYPMVDFQVEVYDGSYHSVDSSEQAFKMAGIQAFNAVAAKCKPVLLEPLDELEVTTPDLYLGDVLGDLSSRRGHILGTDSLPGGLSRVKAVVPQAELHLYATDLYSKTHGHGSFVQRFKGYEQMPGEAAQRVINESKGSTQAAG
- a CDS encoding phosphoglycerate mutase family protein, with the protein product MTSTKKMHVKLLFAAFSLITGCAPAPVVPEPTPEPGSTTVYLVRHAEKANLREVDPSISEEGQARAKALASRLGAAGVAAILTTQFRRTQETAEPLATTLGVTPEIVHAGRVGDTDSTLAAVLRHRGKKVLVVGHSKTIPPLIQALGGPKLPDICESQYSNLFIVYLPPSGSSQMVRQTYGKADPPLGAGCSSL
- a CDS encoding sulfite exporter TauE/SafE family protein, which encodes MIFVFIAIGFAAGILAGLFGVGGGLIIVPALVLLAHFTPITAIGTSLAALLLPVGALGVWEYYRRGHLNIPAALFIAVGILFGAFLGAKLAHQMSPLQLKRAFAVFLVVVAGRMWFS